In Streptomyces sp. NBC_00344, the genomic window TCTCCGACGCCATAGCCGCCTGAACGGCCCGCTCGCTCTCGTCTGCCATGCATGAACCTTACGGACACACTCCGCCCGTCACAGTTGATAGCCGACTGGCCGGGACGGGTACCGACAGTTTCATCAGTTTCGCCGGCAAGCGGGGCCAACTGCCGTCGGAACCCGTGCACACAGGCTGTCACCTGTGCTGAGACCGACAACCCTCGCCGGGTTGCCGATCGCCCCGGCCCGGCTATCGAACGGGCTCTGGTGCCGTGGCGGCCCGATCATCGAAATCCCGGCGGGCAGCCAGGACTTGCTGGGCGTGCTCCACGGACCATGCGCCGATGGCACTGGTCAGCCGTCCTGCCTCGACCCCGAGCTCGGTCAGTCCGTACTCCACGCGAGGCGGAACCGTGGGGTAGACCGTGCGGTTCACGAGGCCATCCCGCTCCAACGCGCGCAGGGTCTGGGTCAGCATCTTCTGCGTGATCCCGTCCAGGAGTCGCCGCAGTTCGCTGAAGCGCATGGGCCGGTCGTGCCGACGGAGCGCCCCCAGGACGTACAGCACCCACTTGTTGGCCAACATCTCGACGACGGTGCGCGAAGGGCAGTCGCGACGGTAGACGGCGGCCCAGTCCTCGGGGGTCTCACTCCTGTTGGTTTCCATGAGGTACCTAGATATCAATCAGGTGCCTACTTCACAAGAGGTACCGATGCCGTTGAGGATGGTGATCGCAATCCCCCGAGCAAGCCGACAAACCGAGGAGAGTGCCCGTATGCCCATCCGCATGCGCGCGGTCAGCCAGCGCAGTTACGGCGGCCCGGAAGTTCTGGAGGTCGTCGAGACCGGCCTTCCGACGCCAGGTCCGGGCGAAGCGCTGGTGCGCGTCCACGCGGCCGGAGTGAATCCGGCCGACTGGAAAATCCGTTCCGGAATGGTGCGGAAGTTCGGTGCCCCTCCGTTCACCTTGGGACTCGACCTGTGCGGAGTGGTGGAGGCAGTCGGCGAACAGGCGACACGATTCCAGCCCGGCGATGAGGTCTACGGCTGCGCATTTCCGCCCCGCGGCGCCTATGCCGAATACGTCGTCGTGCCGGTGGAAGCGCTCGCCGCCGTGCCGGCGAGCATCGACCATGTGCACGCCGCAGCAATGCCGGTCGCGGCGCTCACCGCTTGGCAGTCGCTCGTGCGGGTCGCCGCCGTCGGCGCCGGGCAGCGGGTACTTGTCCATGCGGCGGCCGGCGGGATCGGCCATCTCGCCGTACAGATCGCCAAGGCGCACGGCGCATACGTCATAGGCACCGCCCGGGAGGGCAAGCACGCGTTCCTGCGTGGCCTGGGCGCCGACGAACTCGTCGACTACGCCACCACCGACTTCGCAGCCGTCGCACGTGACATGGACGTGGTCCTGGACCCGATCAGCGGCGACTACGGACCCCGGTCGCTGGACACGCTCAAGCCGGGCGGAATCCTCATCGATGTGCGCGGCACCGGTCCCGACCGGGCCGTTGTCCAGGAGCAGGCCGAGGCGCGCGGCCAGCGGTTCGTCGAGTTCGGGTTCAGCCCGTCCGGCGCCGATCTGGAGAGCATCGCCAACCTGGTGGAACACGGCAGCCTGCGCGTTGCCGTCGATCAAGTTCTGTCACTCGAAGACGCGGCCAAAGCGCATGAACTCAGTGAGTCCAACCACGTGAGAGGAAAAATCGTTCTCACTCCCTAGGGGCGTTCGTCCAGTTGACTCATCCCCGGTTGACGGGTTGTACACGGTTCTTGCGCCGCTTGGTCTTCGGCGTGGCTCCTCGCCGGATCGACGAGGAGTACCAGCCAAGGGGACAGCCGTCCTTGCGCGTCGGTCACCTGTAGAGCTGGACTCGCTTCCGGAGGAGCTGGAATACGGCTCGGCCGAACAGTTCCTCCGCGAACGGTTACTCCTCACAGCCGTCCGACGACTGTGCTGCCCACACCGTGACGGAACGCCGAAAGACCAACGAACGCGAGGTGGCTCGTAGCCTCAAGGAGGCGGTTGCAGAACTACGAGGTCGACTGGCCCGCTCGGCCGGCTTCTGCTTGCAACTTGCGAGCTCGCTCGGCAGGGTCGTAGTTCGGCCCGACACCCTCGATCAGCAGCAAGTCGCCCTCGATGTGGTCGGTACGCAAACGCAGGATGGCCCGGTAGGCCGGCGAGCCGTACCAGGCGCGGGCCTCGGCCAGGCTGGGAAACTCAATCAGCACCATGCTGCCGGGCCACCTGCCCTCTATGACCTCGGCCGGCGGACCGTGGATGACGAAGCGGCCCGCGAAGGGGTCGAGGGTTGCCTGGATGCGCTCCAGGTACTCGATGACGTCGGAGTGATTCCGGCGACTGCGCAGATGAGCGAAGCCGTAAGCGGGCACCACGGGGCTCCTTCGGTTCGGGGGGTGAGCGATGACCGCGAACGTAGCTGAGCGAGGTTGGGCGGTGCGATTACCTCAGAGGGAATTGCCGCAACATCGAGGAACACCTCAAGGCCGGCGCCGCCCACCGTTCTACCTCTCACGGAATGGGTGCCAGAACCCGGTTCTCGGCCTCTGGCACAACTCTGTGGACCGAGCACGCTGACCAATCGGTTGGGGATGGTCGTCCTGGCCGGCTGAGGCCGGCCCCTTCCATCCCATACGGGGTGGGGGCCATCCCGTGAGGGCGAGGTTGTACAGCCGGGCGGTGCCGAGCATGGCGGTGTGAAGGCCGTCGCCTTGAGGCGGCAGTCGCGAAGGATCTTCCAGGTCTTCATCCGGGCAACGGTGTGCTCGACGCGGGCACGGACTTGTTTGTGCGAGCGGGTGGTGCTGCTGTTTCCAGCTGGGCAGTTCCTCGCTGGCCCGGCGCCGGTGCGACACCAAGGGGTCCGGTGTTCGGATAACCGCCGTCGGCGAACGTCATGGTCGTGTCGACGGCGCCCTTGGCCCCGGATTCCTCCCACGCCTTGCAGTTGTTGCGGTTGCCTGGCGAAGGCCGGCCGGCCACGACAACCATTCGTCGCGGCGCGATGGCCGGATGGCGCTCCTCTCGACCCGCCTCGCGGCCCTGAAATTCCAATGACGACCTTCCCCGCCCAACTTCGGACGCTGGCCGAAGAAGGCCTCGCACGCATTCAGCGAAGAGTCATGACACAGCGTCACTAGTCGCAGAAGTCGAGCCAGAGCCAGCACTGTTTCGACGTCGGGGGCGCCCCACGGGGGGATCGGAGTGTGCCCCTTCGACGGGCGACCCCTGATGGGGGAGCGTCGGTAGTCGCGGGTCAGGACAGCAGGAGCACAGCGGCGGAGGCGGCTGCCGTGGATGCCGTGCGGCCTGTTCTCGGGCAGCGGTTGCTGGTCGAGCGCGTTCACGCAGGCCGCCGGCTCGCACATGTCGCGGCGTCATCGAAAAAGGCCACCATCACGGGCGGCGAACTGGGTGCGGTGCGACTACTTGGGCCGCGCGTCGGCATCCACTCGCCCCGCTGCGCCCGGCGCGCCGCCCTGTTCCATCGCGGCTGCCCTGCAGCCGAGAGTCTCAGACGCGTCAGGCAGTCGACCTTCCAGGTGCGCGAAGTGTCCTGCGGACGGCGTCGCGGAGCCAGTGGTGGGCTCCGTCGGCTGCATGGCGGGGATGCCAGGCCATGCCGATGGTCAGTAGCGGCAGAGGCAGGGGGATATCGAGGAGGTGCAGCCCGAGGGTGGTGGCGTCGGCGGTGAGGGGGGAGGGGGTCGCGCCGGAGAGTGCTGCGGGGACCAGGCAGACGACGTCGCTGCGGGCGGCCAGGGCCATCGCGGCCAGATGGCTGGGGAGGACAACAGCGACCCGTCGGCGAAGGTCGCGCTCGGCCAGGGCGGTGTCGAGGGGACCGGTGAACCGGCCGCGGCGGCTGACCGCTACATGGTCGGCGGCAGCGAAGAGGGCTGGGGTCAGGGGTTCCTCGGTCAGGGGGTGACCGGTCCGGACGGCCGCCACCATCCGCAGGGTCAACAGCTCTTCCACCTGGGTTTCGGGATCGACGTGGTCGATGGAGCCGACCTCCAGGTCGATCCGGCCGTCGCGCAGGGCGGGCCCGGCCTCCAACTCCTCGGCCCGGAACCGCAAGGAGATCCCTGGCGCCTCGTGCCGGGTCAGTCGCAGCAGACCGGAGGCCAGTGCCGCACCGACCAGGTCGGCGGCCTGGAGAGTGAACGTGCTGCGCAGGGTGGCGGGGTCGACAACAGTGCCGGGGGCGAGGAGTGCTCCCAGACTGCGCACCACCGCAGCGGCCTCGTCGCGCAGGGCCCGGGCGCGCGGAGTGGGGACCATGGTCTGTCCTGCCCGGACGAGGAGGGGGTCCTGAAGGATGCGGCGCAGGCGGGCGAGGGTGCGGCTCATGGCAGCCGGGGAGGTGTGCAGGCGGGCGGCGGCGCGCGTGACGCTCTGCTCAGTCAACAGAGCGTCGAGCGCGACGGCGAGGTTGGCGTCGATGACCGGGTCAGAGCTGTTCACCAGGGTAATTCCATTTCAGGCAATGATTGCGTGCTGAAGTTCCCATTGTGGCATTGCCGCGGTTCTCAGCAGGATGAAGGCGTACCGATCCGGCACGACCTACGAGGTTCTCATGATCGTCATCACTGCTCCCACGGGGAACATCGGCCGCCACCTGCTGCCCCTGCTCCTGGAGGCCGCCCCCACCCACGGTGAGGAACTGCGGGTGATCGCACGCGACCCCGCTCGCCTTCCTGACGCGGTGCGCGCACGCGTCGAGGTAGTAATCGGCTCGCACGGTGACACCGAGGTCGTCGACCGGGCCTTCGAGGGCGCGGACGCCGTCTTCTGGCTCGTCCCCCCGGACTCATCTCTGGCCCCGACGGACGCTTACTGCGGCTTCACCCGCCCCGCCGTGAAGGCGCTCGCCGTCCACGGCGTCGGGCACGTCGTCGGCGTCTCCGCGCTCGGCCGCGGCACTCCGGTCGCCAACCGCGCCGGACTCGTCACCGCCTCCCTCGACATGGACGACCTCATCGCCACAACCGGCGTCGCGTACCGGGCCCTCGCCAACCCCTCCTTCTTCGAAAACCTCCTGGAGGAGGCCGACTCGATCCGCGAGAAGGGCGTTTTCACCGACGCCGTCGACGCCGACCGCAAAGCCCCGCTTGTCGCCGTCGCCGACATCGCCGCCGTCGCCGCCCGCCTGCTGTTGGACCGCTCCTGGGCCGGCATTGACAACCTGCCGGTTCTCGGGCCCCAGGACCTGTCCCCCAACGACCTGGCCCGCATCATGACCGAGCAGCTGGGCAGCCCCGTCCGATACGAGTGTCAGCCGATCGAGGACCTGCGCACCACTCTCCTCGGTTACGGCCTCGACGAGGCGTTCGTCCAAGGCATCGCCGACATGAAGCAGGCCAAGGACAACGGCCTCGACGCCGGCGTCATTCGTACCGCGGACACCGCGTCGCCCACCACCTTCGCGCAGTGGTGTGCCCAGACCCTCAAGCCCGCCGTCCTGTCCTGACCCTCCGCCGGCGCATCACCGGAAGTCCATGGTGCCCACCACATCGAGACCACCTGCCACTTGGGAAGGACCCGTCATGTCCACCGAGGAAGCCGAAGCAACGGTGACCGCTTTCATACTCGTCAAGACCACACCTGAATGGCTTGCCATGACCGTCCAGGAGCGGGTGAACGCCTTCACCACCCAGGTCATCCCCGCGATCGAGGCCAAAACCACCGGCGTCCGGTCACGTTTCTACGACACCGAGTTCTACTCCGCACGCGTCACCGACGTCTGGGTCTGGGAAGCAGACGATCACCACGCCTACCAGCTCCTCATCGACGCGCTGCGAGAGACTCCCTTCTGGGACCGCTACTTCGAGGTCGTCGACCTGCTCGTCGGCACCGAGAACGGCTACGCCCGCACCTACGGCCTCGACGCCGTAGCCACCATCACCACCTGACACGGCCCACTCCGCCGTGACCGGGCCCGGTGTCCGCCACAGAAGCGCCACAGGTACCTGACGTTCCATGGGCCGCCTCCCAAGAGGCGGCCCATGGGCGCCTGTCTGTGCGGGCCGATGCGTTCTTCGAGCTCACCGAGGCGCTGTTGTGTGCGGACGGCGGTGCGGGCCGGCCGAGTTGCCGCTGCTCGTCGAGCACCAGCGCAGGTACGGCGGCAGCTGTACGGCGCGTCGAACCACGGCCCGCGCGACACCGAGACCCAGCGTGACCTGCTGGTATCGCTGCCGCTGCCCCAAGAGCGGACGGCCGCCCAAGCACGGCAAGGAGTTCTGCCTGGCCAGGCCCGAGTATGGCCGGAGGCGTCCGTGGTGACGGTGAACGGCACACCCTGCTATGGCAAACCCGAGGGCTGGTCCTGGGACCGGCTTGGTCCGCGGTTGCAGTAGCCTGCTGCCTGGATCGATCATGACAGCGGACTGCCCGTCATCGAAGGCACGTTGATCCGGCTCCACGGCGATCACTTGCCCGGCTACCGCGGCTCACCGCCGGTCTGGCTGTGGTCCTCCGCTACCGGCGCCACCCCGGCCGGGGGCGGAAGACCGAGGTCCTGGCCTTCCTGGGGGAGGGGATGTCGAACACGCGGATCGACCGCCTTCATCTGTCGGAGGCCACGGTCTAGGGGTATGCGCCGCGCATTCTGCACAAGCTGTGCTGTGCGAACCGCACCCAGGCCGGCCTGACCGCTCATGACGCGGGAATCGTCGGCGCCCCCGCCGCGGTGAAGAACGTGGTGCCCGGCCGGTTGCCGCCCCTGTGACGATGCAGCACCATACGGGGATGCGCTTCTCGATCAACATTCCGAACTTCGGGGAATTCGCCGATGCCAGGACGGTGGCGAAAGCGGCGGTGGCGGCCGAACAAGCGGGCTGGGACGGGCTGTTCATCTGGGACCATGTCGTGCACGACAAGCGACAGCACCGGGGCCGCGCCTTCGGGGATCCCTGGATGCTGCTGACAGCCGCGGCGTTGGCGACCTCCCGGATCAGGCTGGGGACGCTGGTCACGCCGGTCGCCCGGCGCCGCCCGCAGCAGCTTGCCCGGCAGGTGGCCACGCTGGACGCACTCAGCGGCGGGAGGGTGGTCTTCGGGGCGGGTCTGGGCGGTCCGGTCGATGACGAGTACGGGAGCTTCGGCGAGACGACCGACCTGGTGGTGCTCGCCGAGCGTCTGGACGAGGGCCTTGACCTGCTGCGGCGTTACTGGTCGGGCGAGCCGGTGAATCACGAGGGGCGGCACTACCAGGTCCGCGACGTGACCTTGCTGCCCGCCACGGTGCAGCGCCCCCGTCCACCGGTCTGGATCGCCGGATTCTGGCCGAACCGTCCGCCGATGCGGCGAGCCGCCCACTGGGACGGCGCTGTCCCGCTGTTCACTTCCGCCAGGCACGGGCACATCCCGCCGGCGGACCAGGTCCGCGACCTTGTCGCCTACGTCCGCAGGCACCGCGAGGGCCCGGCCGATACGCCCTTCGAAATCGTTCTCGGCGGCGCCAGTCCCGCAGACACCGCCGGGGCACGCGACGTGATCGGGCCACTGATCGACGCCGGCGCCACCTGGTGGGACGAACGGCAGGTTCAGGGCGGCAACGACCTCGACCGGCTCGTTCCTGTCCTGCGCCGGATAGAGCAGGGCCCACCCGCCTTCTAGGGACTCCGGCCGTCGCCGGATCACCGCGATGCCGTCATCGCCGACCGTCGTGTCCCACGCCAGCGGTGCGGACGCCGTCGTGATCAGCCGTTCCGGTCCGCCGGTGAACAGGTCCAGCGGGATCGGCTCCGGCGCCAGCAGGGCGCACAGCCCCAGCAGTCGCACCGCCTGCGGCTGCTCCCGCTCCAGCCTGCGCACACTGCGCTGCCACAGCGTCGCGACGACCACCGCCGGTCGGTCGGCTCGCCCCGCGAGATCATGTCCTCCAACCGCGATGTCAGCAGGACCAGATAGTCCTCCGGCGAAGTCTGGTTGTCGCCCATGTAGCCGGCTGCCTGCTCCAACGCGAGCGGCAAGTCCCCCAGTTGCTCTGCTATCCGGTTCCGCCGTCTCTGCGGTCGGTACCGGGCACCCGCCGGACCTGAAAACACTTCCCGGGCCGTACGTGCGCCGACGGTGACCGATCAGGCCCTCCCACGGCGGTCACCTCGGGTGCCCGCCGTGAGTCAGCCCTGCGGGGGGCACGGCTGAGGAGACGTGTCCGCTCCTCCGGCGAAGGGGTTGCCGTGCCTGGGAAGCTCTCCGCCCGGCGGCAGGTACCGCAGCCGGCCGCTCTCGTCGGTCACCGGCGTGAACCCGGCGGCCGCCAGCCGGGCGGCGTACTTGGCCCTGTAGCGCCGTCCGGCGATGTTCGCGACGGGTACGAGGGACATCAGTACGACCCAGACGACGCCGGCGACGACGAATGAAGTGGTGTCCGCGCCGAGCCCGGCGACGGCACTCACGACCAGCACGGTGATGCCGAGACTCGCGATGATCAGCCGCTGCTTGTCGGAGTACTCGGCGGTGAGGTCGAACGTGATGCGGGCCTTGAGGAGCTGGAACGCGTCGGGCACGAAGGGCGGCAACGCGCCGCCGTCAACGGCGTCAGGGTACTGCGCCCAGTTGTGCGCGGCCCGCGCGCGGGCCTGCGGGCCGGGGTCGGCCACGAGGGACATCACATACCCGTCGCTCCGCCGTACGTCGGCGTACTGGTAACCGAACTGCTCGGCGACAACGCCGAGTTCGGCGATTTTGTCTATGGATGACATACCGCTGGTGACCTTAACGGGCTCTCCGGTCGCCATCTCACGCAGCATCTTGCGCACATCCCGTGTGCTCACAGGCCCCCCTGTCGCTGACAACGTTGGCAGCTTTCCACAGCCGCGCGTCCTCACGACACAAGGATGGCACAGGAGTTCATCAAGTGAGACCTTGGAACGCGCCCGCCCGGTCTCGCCTCATCCGGCCTTCCGCGGCCTGCCTCGCGCGCAGCTCGGCCAGGTGATCAGCCAAACGGCGAGGGTCGCCCGGACGATTCCCCAAAAGCGGTGGCCAGCGCCGAGGAGACCCACGAGGCGGTCACCAACGGCCAGGGCGTGGCACGGCTGGCCTCAGGCAACGCCCCGCTGGTCGTCCAGGACGAGGTGATCGTCCTGCCGGTCCGGGGTCTCTCAGTACGAACCGCAGGTGCTGCTCCGCAGCGCGCATGCCGTCGCCGGCGGCGGGACCGGACATCCGTGCGCGGCCGAAACGCTTTCGGCGTCTCATCGAACAGCGTGTTCGCGGATCGTCGGAAGAACCCTCCGAGCGATGTCGAGGAGAGCGCTGTCGTCCGGGAGGGCTCCGGACGTGCTCCACGCGGTGATCTCGTAGTAGCCGCCCCGGTCATGACGGTCGAGGGCAACGGACAGCGTCCTGGCCAGGGGGCCTTGTTCGACCGGTCCGCTGGATCCGCCACTCCCGAAGCTGATCTGGACCTTCATGGTGTGATCCGAGAAGAGGACCGCGGGCCGTCCGAGAACCTCAAGGGACTTGATGTCCTTCTCCTCCCCGAACTTCATCAGCTTCACGTACTGGTCAGTCGTCAGTTCGTTGTATGTGGCCGAGACATTCACGGTGTACGTGTCGAGCCTGACCTCGGCCTCCGGCTGGGCGACCTTCCCATCAGTCAGGGGAGCGGTGTTGCTGGTGCCGGAAGCACTCGTTACGGTCTCTCCAGGTGTTCCGAGGAGCTTGGCAAGGTCTGGCCGGTCGAGCGCCTCGCACAACTCTTCACCGGTCACAGGCTGGGGCGTCTCCTTGTAGGCCTTCGGCAGCTCCTCGTCTTCTCCGCCCGAACACGAGGCGGCCTGCGGGGTGCTGTCATCGGACGGCATCACATGTGGGCCCACCCACAGCGCGGCCGCGAGTGCCCCGAACAGGGCCACGGCCGCGACGGCCTGGCCCCACACGTTGGGCTCCTTCTCGGGAGTGTTCGGGCAGGGACGCGGCCCGGCTCCGGCCCGGGCGGCAGGTTCGACCGCTGCCGCTGCCGCTGCCGCTGCCGCGGAGGCCGCCGGACTTGGGTTTCCGCGTGCGCGCAGGGCTCGAACCACCGCGTGGACGCGTATTGCGGTGAAGACGAGGAAGACCACGCCGAGACCGGCCGCGACCCAGTCGTGATCGCGGACGGCGAGATACATGATGCGTACGCCGAGAATGGACCCGACCGCGATGAGCAGAGGCTCGCGGATCCAGAACGGCAGGAGACGGA contains:
- a CDS encoding winged helix-turn-helix transcriptional regulator, producing the protein METNRSETPEDWAAVYRRDCPSRTVVEMLANKWVLYVLGALRRHDRPMRFSELRRLLDGITQKMLTQTLRALERDGLVNRTVYPTVPPRVEYGLTELGVEAGRLTSAIGAWSVEHAQQVLAARRDFDDRAATAPEPVR
- a CDS encoding DUF6215 domain-containing protein, with the protein product MLGFLLRLLPFWIREPLLIAVGSILGVRIMYLAVRDHDWVAAGLGVVFLVFTAIRVHAVVRALRARGNPSPAASAAAAAAAAAVEPAARAGAGPRPCPNTPEKEPNVWGQAVAAVALFGALAAALWVGPHVMPSDDSTPQAASCSGGEDEELPKAYKETPQPVTGEELCEALDRPDLAKLLGTPGETVTSASGTSNTAPLTDGKVAQPEAEVRLDTYTVNVSATYNELTTDQYVKLMKFGEEKDIKSLEVLGRPAVLFSDHTMKVQISFGSGGSSGPVEQGPLARTLSVALDRHDRGGYYEITAWSTSGALPDDSALLDIARRVLPTIREHAVR
- a CDS encoding darcynin family protein: MSTEEAEATVTAFILVKTTPEWLAMTVQERVNAFTTQVIPAIEAKTTGVRSRFYDTEFYSARVTDVWVWEADDHHAYQLLIDALRETPFWDRYFEVVDLLVGTENGYARTYGLDAVATITT
- a CDS encoding NADP-dependent oxidoreductase yields the protein MPIRMRAVSQRSYGGPEVLEVVETGLPTPGPGEALVRVHAAGVNPADWKIRSGMVRKFGAPPFTLGLDLCGVVEAVGEQATRFQPGDEVYGCAFPPRGAYAEYVVVPVEALAAVPASIDHVHAAAMPVAALTAWQSLVRVAAVGAGQRVLVHAAAGGIGHLAVQIAKAHGAYVIGTAREGKHAFLRGLGADELVDYATTDFAAVARDMDVVLDPISGDYGPRSLDTLKPGGILIDVRGTGPDRAVVQEQAEARGQRFVEFGFSPSGADLESIANLVEHGSLRVAVDQVLSLEDAAKAHELSESNHVRGKIVLTP
- a CDS encoding NAD(P)H-binding protein yields the protein MIVITAPTGNIGRHLLPLLLEAAPTHGEELRVIARDPARLPDAVRARVEVVIGSHGDTEVVDRAFEGADAVFWLVPPDSSLAPTDAYCGFTRPAVKALAVHGVGHVVGVSALGRGTPVANRAGLVTASLDMDDLIATTGVAYRALANPSFFENLLEEADSIREKGVFTDAVDADRKAPLVAVADIAAVAARLLLDRSWAGIDNLPVLGPQDLSPNDLARIMTEQLGSPVRYECQPIEDLRTTLLGYGLDEAFVQGIADMKQAKDNGLDAGVIRTADTASPTTFAQWCAQTLKPAVLS
- a CDS encoding DUF1330 domain-containing protein, with amino-acid sequence MPAYGFAHLRSRRNHSDVIEYLERIQATLDPFAGRFVIHGPPAEVIEGRWPGSMVLIEFPSLAEARAWYGSPAYRAILRLRTDHIEGDLLLIEGVGPNYDPAERARKLQAEAGRAGQSTS
- a CDS encoding LysR family transcriptional regulator; its protein translation is MTLVNSSDPVIDANLAVALDALLTEQSVTRAAARLHTSPAAMSRTLARLRRILQDPLLVRAGQTMVPTPRARALRDEAAAVVRSLGALLAPGTVVDPATLRSTFTLQAADLVGAALASGLLRLTRHEAPGISLRFRAEELEAGPALRDGRIDLEVGSIDHVDPETQVEELLTLRMVAAVRTGHPLTEEPLTPALFAAADHVAVSRRGRFTGPLDTALAERDLRRRVAVVLPSHLAAMALAARSDVVCLVPAALSGATPSPLTADATTLGLHLLDIPLPLPLLTIGMAWHPRHAADGAHHWLRDAVRRTLRAPGRSTA
- a CDS encoding LLM class flavin-dependent oxidoreductase; translation: MRFSINIPNFGEFADARTVAKAAVAAEQAGWDGLFIWDHVVHDKRQHRGRAFGDPWMLLTAAALATSRIRLGTLVTPVARRRPQQLARQVATLDALSGGRVVFGAGLGGPVDDEYGSFGETTDLVVLAERLDEGLDLLRRYWSGEPVNHEGRHYQVRDVTLLPATVQRPRPPVWIAGFWPNRPPMRRAAHWDGAVPLFTSARHGHIPPADQVRDLVAYVRRHREGPADTPFEIVLGGASPADTAGARDVIGPLIDAGATWWDERQVQGGNDLDRLVPVLRRIEQGPPAF